The Martelella endophytica genome contains the following window.
TTCGGCGGCGACGTGATCGATGAAGGCGCGCAGCGGCCGCGGCGTCAGTCGGCTGGAATAATAGAGGTAAGGCCCCTCGAAGGGCGGGCACCAGTCTTCCAGCAGCGGCACCAGCGCGCCGGATGTGAAATGCGGTTCGAGCCAGTTGCGGAAAGTGTAGATCAGGCCGTGTCCGGCAATGGCCAGTCGCAGGGCACCGTGCCAGCCGGTGGTGCCGACGATCAGCCGCGCCGTCGGATCGAGCCGCAGCGTCTCGCCCTCCTGCTCGAATTCCCACTCGGTCAGCGCGCCGGAGGCAAAGCGCATGCGGATGCATTCATGGGTCAGCACGTCACGCGGATGCGCGGGAACGCCGCGCCGGGCGAGATATTCGGGCGATGCGCCGAGCGCCACCCGTTGCGCGCGCGGGCCGATCGGAACCGCGATCATGTCCTGCGCCAGGTGCTCGCCATAGCGGATGCCGGCGTCGCAGCCTGTCGCGATCATGTCGGTGAAGCGGTCGTCGACGAGAATTTCGAGGCGCACTTCCGGATTCTTCTGCAGAAAACCGTCGATAATCGGCGGCAGGATGTCTTCCATCACCGCGCCGGGCACCTGGATCTTGAGCCGGCCGCGGACAACGCCTTCGCTGCTGGTCGCATCGGCGATCGCCGAACGGGTCTCGGAGATGACCGGCTCCAGCCGTTCGGCGAGTGCCCGGCCGGCTTCCGTCAGGTGGACGCTGCGGGTGGTGCGGATGATCAGCGGCACGCCAAGCTCGGCCTCGAGCCGCGTGATCGTCTCGCTGACGGTCGAGGGGGAGAGGCCGAGACGCCGGGCGGCGGCGCGGAAACCGCCGACACGCGAGATCACGATGAAGGTGAGCAGGTCGTCGAGCGACGGCAGGTAATTATTGTTCGGCATGGCGATCAGCGTATTCGAATTTGTGCGGATTATCAATCAGGCGTCGAGACCCTATCTTCCCGTCACCAACTCAGGAGAACCACCATGACCAGCACAACGCCCGCCTCCGCCGCAGGCCGTTTCACCTTTCCGGGTACCGATATCTCGGTCAACCGCATGGGCTTCGGTGCCATGCAGCTTGCCGGCCCGCATGTCTTCGGCGAACCGAAGGACCCGGAAGAATGCCGTGCCGTCCTCAGCGAGGCGATCGCACTCGGCATCGACCATATCGACACCAGCGACTTCTATGGCCCCTACGTCACCAACCGGCTGATTGCGGAGACGCTGCATCCCTATCCGGAAAACCTCACGCTCGTCACCAAGATCGGCGGCTGGCGCGATGACGAGGGGGGCTGGAACATGGATCACAGCCCCGCTTTCCTGCGCAAGTCCGTCGAGGACAATCTGGAGCGCCTGAAGCTCGATCAGGTCGCGATCGTCAATCTGCGCATGGGAAGCGCGACCGGTTTCAGCGATGACAGCGAGATCGAAGAACCGATGCTGGAAATGCGCCGGATGCAGGAGGAGGGGCTGATCGCCCATATCGGCCTGTCGACGGTGACCGAGGCGCAGATCAGGATCGCACAGGATATCGCGCCCATCGTCTGCGTGCAGAACCACTACAATCTGATCCATCGCGACGACGATGCGATGATCGACAGCCTGGCCGAACAGGGCATCGCCTACGTGCCGTATTTCCCTCTCGGCGGCTTCCTGCCCTATCAGGCAGAGGTGCTGGACAAGGTCGCCTCGGAGCTCGGCAGTTCGATCCAGAAGGTGTCGCTGGCCTGGTTGCTGCAGCGCAGCTCCAACATGCTCGTCATCCCCGGCACATCGTCACGCGCGCATCTTCGCGACAATATCGCCGCGGCCGAACTAACGCTCGGTGAGGATCACCTGAAGCGCCTGGACGCGATCGCCGCGAAGGGTTGACGCAATCAGGGCACGCGCCCGAACAGGGCGCGGCCCAGCGGGAACAGGAAGAACCGCCAGCCGAGGCGCAGGAGGCGCCAGCCGAAGAACGCAGCGCCGACAAGCCACAGCGCGAGCGAGACCGTCCAGCCGGCGGCCGCGATCAGATAGCCACCAAGCGTTACCGCGCCGGAGCCGAGCAGGAACAGGATGGCACGGAAGCGCTTGCCGAACCGGGTGGAGAGCTTGCTCATCTTGGCGAGGTCCGCTGGCGTGTCGGCGACCTTCAGCATCTCCGTGCCGGCCTTGAAGCCCTGCTTGCGCATCACCGTGCCGACATCGACTGCGGCATCCTGGAGCTTCACCAGCGGCTTGGTATCGAGCGAGGTGGCCAGTGTCCGGCGGGCGGCCGTCACATTGCCGCGCTTCAGTAGCGGCAGCGCCTCGCCAAGCGCCTTGCCGTTGACGGCGCTGCCGGTGAGGCGGATGAAGGAACGGCGCAGAGGCGCCGCGATCGCGCCAGCCTTGCCGGCTGCCTTCAGCGCGCTTGTCCCCATCTTGGCCGTGGTCGCCGAGCCGGCGGTGGCGATCACAGCGCCGGTAATGGCAAGACCGGCAACCGAAAGTCCGAGGATCAGCGGATCGTAGTCATCGCCGTCCAGATACGCGCCGCCCTCATTGATGATGTCACGGACATCGCCGACCGTGGTGAGGTCGGTCGCGATCGCGCCGATCAGACCGGCGGTGCTATCGGGATTGCCGCTGACGGCGCCTTCATAGAGTTCTGAAAGCTGATGGGTGAGGCTCGCTTCGCGGCTGACTGCCATCTCCACCTGTTCGCGCAGTGGTCCGCTGATCGCGACGCCACGGCTTTCTGCCAGCAGCATCAGGCTTTCGGCAAGCCCCGCATCGTCATCGGAAAGGGCTTCAGCGATGGCGCGGCGGTAATCGTCGGCGGTGAGCGCGCTCAGGCGGTAATCTGCGATGGCTACGGGATCGTTGCGTTCCGCGATCAGCCGGACGGATTCCAGTCCGCTGGGCACGACGAAGGGCGACGCGACGATCAGGGCAGCCGCGAGCAGAACGGTGCCGGCGCGCTTTGCACCGGCTCTGGAGAAGGCAGGTCGCTGCATCTCGATGTCTTCCAACAGATGGGCCTTTATACCAGAACGCGAAAAAAGCGCACCAGGGTGCGACCCCCGTGCGCTTTCTCGTTCTTCGCGGCGATGCAGCCGTGCGACCTAGAGCTGGCCGAGGATGGTTGCGGCAGCCGAGACCGTTGCCTGGCCCGAATTCTCCTCGACGTTCAGTTCCTTCACCACGCCGTTGTCGACCAGCATGGAGTAACGCTTTGAGCGCTCCCCGAGGCCACCGCCGGAGAGGTCGAGTTCCATGCCGAGTGCCTTGGTGAACGAACCGTCGGCGTCGGAAAGATAGCGGATCTTGCCTTCGCCGCCGGTGGCCTTGGCCCAGCCACCCATGACGAAGGCATCGTTGACCGCGACCACGGCGATCTCGTCGACGCCGCGCGAAAGAATGGCATCGCGGTTTTCGAGATAGGTCGGCAGATGGTTGATCGAGCAGGTCGGGGTGAAGGCGCCGGGTACGGCGAACAGCACCACCTTCTTGCCCTTGAAGATGTCGTCGGTCGAAACCTTCTCGGGTCCGTTTTCGGTCAGCTCCCTGAACGTCGCGGACGGCAGTGTGTCTCCCTTGGCAATCGACATGATCATTCTCCCTTGTTTGAAATATGATACGCGCCCGGACAGGCTGTTGCCCGATCTCGCATCAGACGCGCGTAAAGACAAAAGGGAAGTTAGGGCTGGCCTTGGTCAAAGACAAGCGGCGTTTCGAGCGTTCGTCCGCCGGATTTGGCGAGAAGCAGCCAATCGCCCTCGGCGGCATCCTGGCCTTCAGGGAGGCTCGAAAGCGGTATCGTCAGGCGATAGGCGTCGTCTTTCCAGTGTCCCTTCGGGGCTTCGACGATATAGCCTTCGCTGTTGGCAAGCGTGATTTCCGGATGGCTTTCAGTGCCACCGGGCATTGTCAGACCGAGGTCGAGGGCGTGGCTGGTGCGGCGCGCCGCGTCGATGCGGAAATCCGCGGTCGGCTCCTCCGGCAAGGTCGAGCGGGCGGCGGCGAGAATGGCGGCGTCGATCGGGCCGGTGGCCCAGGCCGCAGGGTCTGCGGGGATATCGAATGTGGCCTGGAAGGGGATGCAGATATCCTTGCACAGGCCGATGAAGGCACTGATTTCCAGCGACGGCAGCGTCCCCGGTTTCGACGAAAGCGTCAGCGGAAAGGTCACCGGCCCGTCATAGGCCATGTCGGTGTTGCCGGCGATGTCGATGCGTTTCGGCACGGGATAGGCGATGGTTTCCAGCGCGACGTCGTCGCTGCCCGATATCGTGATCTGCGGCGGGATACCGCTTTCGCCCGGCTCGCGCCAATAGGTGATGAAGCCGTCCTCCGGCTCCACCTGCAGCGC
Protein-coding sequences here:
- a CDS encoding LysR family transcriptional regulator — translated: MPNNNYLPSLDDLLTFIVISRVGGFRAAARRLGLSPSTVSETITRLEAELGVPLIIRTTRSVHLTEAGRALAERLEPVISETRSAIADATSSEGVVRGRLKIQVPGAVMEDILPPIIDGFLQKNPEVRLEILVDDRFTDMIATGCDAGIRYGEHLAQDMIAVPIGPRAQRVALGASPEYLARRGVPAHPRDVLTHECIRMRFASGALTEWEFEQEGETLRLDPTARLIVGTTGWHGALRLAIAGHGLIYTFRNWLEPHFTSGALVPLLEDWCPPFEGPYLYYSSRLTPRPLRAFIDHVAAERAAADRKVAS
- a CDS encoding protein-disulfide reductase DsbD domain-containing protein; translation: MIKTALILACLALTALPAHAEPTRWAEDPGGRMRVIVTPPEADGTIRAALQVEPEDGFITYWREPGESGIPPQITISGSDDVALETIAYPVPKRIDIAGNTDMAYDGPVTFPLTLSSKPGTLPSLEISAFIGLCKDICIPFQATFDIPADPAAWATGPIDAAILAAARSTLPEEPTADFRIDAARRTSHALDLGLTMPGGTESHPEITLANSEGYIVEAPKGHWKDDAYRLTIPLSSLPEGQDAAEGDWLLLAKSGGRTLETPLVFDQGQP
- a CDS encoding oxidoreductase, producing MTSTTPASAAGRFTFPGTDISVNRMGFGAMQLAGPHVFGEPKDPEECRAVLSEAIALGIDHIDTSDFYGPYVTNRLIAETLHPYPENLTLVTKIGGWRDDEGGWNMDHSPAFLRKSVEDNLERLKLDQVAIVNLRMGSATGFSDDSEIEEPMLEMRRMQEEGLIAHIGLSTVTEAQIRIAQDIAPIVCVQNHYNLIHRDDDAMIDSLAEQGIAYVPYFPLGGFLPYQAEVLDKVASELGSSIQKVSLAWLLQRSSNMLVIPGTSSRAHLRDNIAAAELTLGEDHLKRLDAIAAKG
- a CDS encoding peroxiredoxin; the encoded protein is MSIAKGDTLPSATFRELTENGPEKVSTDDIFKGKKVVLFAVPGAFTPTCSINHLPTYLENRDAILSRGVDEIAVVAVNDAFVMGGWAKATGGEGKIRYLSDADGSFTKALGMELDLSGGGLGERSKRYSMLVDNGVVKELNVEENSGQATVSAAATILGQL